The Falco rusticolus isolate bFalRus1 chromosome 15, bFalRus1.pri, whole genome shotgun sequence genome has a segment encoding these proteins:
- the NETO2 gene encoding neuropilin and tolloid-like protein 2 isoform X4, which yields MYPPNQECIYILEAAPRQRIELTFDEPYYIEPSFECRFDHLEVRDGPFGFSPLINRYCGLKSPALIRSTGRFMWIKFTSDEELEGKGFQAKYSFIPDPDFTYLGGILNPIPDCQFELSGADGIVRSSQVEQEGKTKPGQAVDCIWTIKATPHAKIYLRFLDYQMEHSNECKRNFVAVYDGSSSIENLKAKFCSTVANDVMLQTGTGVVRMWADEGSRLSRFRMLFTSFVDPPCSGNTYFCHSNMCINNSLVCNGIQNCAYPWDENHCREKKKNGLFEQITRTHGTIIGITSGIVLVLLIISILVQVKQPRKKVMACKTAFNKTGFQEVFDPPHYELFSLRDKEISADLADLSEELENYQKMRRPSAASRCIHDHHCGSQASNIKQSRTNLSSMELPFRNDFAQPQPMKTFNSTFKKSSYTFKQAHDCPEQVIEDRVMEEIPCEIYVRGREDTTQGSLSIDF from the exons CTGCTCCACGACAAAGAATTGAGTTGACCTTTGATGAACCTTATTACATAGAACCCTCATTTGAATGTCGGTTTGATCATCTGGAAGTTCGAGATGGACCTTTTGGTTTCTCCCCTCTCATTAATCGTTACTGTGGTCTGAAAAGTCCTGCACTAATTAGATCAACAGGGAGATTTATGTGGATCAAGTTTACTTCTGATGAGGAACTGGAAGGAAAGGGATTTCAAGCAAAGTACTCATTTATACCAG ATCCTGACTTCACTTACCTAGGAGGTATTTTAAATCCCATCCCAG ACTGCCAATTTGAGCTCTCAGGAGCTGATGGAATAGTACGTTCCAGTCAAGtagaacaagaaggaaaaacaaaaccaggacaagcaGTTGACTGCATATGGACAATTAAAGCTACTCCACATGCTAAG ATTTATTTGCGATTTCTCGACTATCAAATGGAGCATTCAAACGAATGCAAAAGAAACTTTGTTGCTGTATATGATGGAAGTAGCTCTATTGAAAACCTGAAGGCAAAGTTTTGCAGCACCGTAGCAAATGACGTCATGCTGCAGACGGGGACAGGTGTGGTACGAATGTGGGCAGATGAAGGCAGTAGGCTAAGCAGATTCAGAATGCTGTTCACTTCATTTGTGGATC ctccctgctcaggcAACACTTACTTCTGCCATAGCAACATGTGCATCAATAATTCTTTAGTCTGCAATGGCATTCAAAACTGTGCTTACCCTTGGGATGAAAATCACTGCAGAG aaaagaaaaaaaatggattgtTTGAACAAATCACCAGAACTCATGGAACAATCATTGGCATCACATCAGGGATAGTTTTAGTTCTTCTCATCATTTCAATTCTAGTACAAGTAAAACAACCTCGCAAAAAGGTTATGGCTTGCAAGACTGCTTTCAATAAAACTGGTTTCCAGGAAGTTTTTGATCCTCCACATTATGAACTGTTTTCACTAAGAGACAAAGAAATTTCTGCAGATTTGGCAGATTTATCAGAAGAACTGGAAAACTACCAGAAAATGAGACGCCCTTCAGCAGCTTCCAGATGCATTCATGACCACCACTGTGGCTCCCAGGCCTCtaatataaaacaaagcaggaCAAACCTCAGCTCCATGGAACTTCCCTTTCGCAATGATTTTGCACAGCCTCAGccaatgaaaacatttaatagCACATTCAAGAAAAGTAGTTACACTTTCAAACAAGCACATGACTGCCCTGAGCAAGTCATAGAAGACAGGGTGATGGAGGAGATTCCGTGTGAAATTTATGTTAGAGGAAGAGAAGATACGACACAAGGTTCATTATCTATTGACTTCTAA